One window from the genome of Micromonospora aurantiaca ATCC 27029 encodes:
- a CDS encoding aldehyde dehydrogenase family protein, whose product MTSLVEHPRRLRVVDPVTGEHRADYDIADDAAVRAAVTRAREAAGWWAGLDARQRRRHLLAYKAAVAGGIEELAGIVRSETGKSLAGAQLEVMLAVEHLDWAARHAGRVLRRRSVSSGLLAFNQAASVEYVPYGVVGVIGPWNYPVYTPMGAVSHALAAGNAVVFKPSEFTPGVGVWLAERWHELLPDHPVLQVVTGDGTTGAALCRASVDKIAFTGSAATGRAVMAACAESLTPVVIEGGGKDALIVTADADLDAAAHAAVFGGLGNAGQTCAGVERVYVERSVYEPFLATLTELARQVRPGAEPDAPYGPMTTPTQPEVVRRHVTDALDRGGRAVVGDAASVRPPFVEPVVLTDVPEDSTAVTEETFGPVLVVNPVADADEAVRRTNATSYGLSGSIFTRDRRRGLALAGRLRAGAVSVNSVLGYAGVPSLPFGGVGDSGFGRVHGADGLREFARARSVTWQRFRPLIEVMTLQPSAAAMKRSLAMFAWRHGRR is encoded by the coding sequence ATGACGTCCCTCGTTGAGCACCCCCGCCGGCTGCGCGTCGTCGACCCGGTGACAGGTGAGCACCGCGCCGACTACGACATCGCCGACGACGCCGCCGTGCGCGCCGCCGTGACGCGGGCCCGCGAGGCGGCCGGCTGGTGGGCCGGGCTGGACGCCAGGCAGCGCCGCCGGCACCTGCTGGCGTACAAGGCGGCGGTCGCCGGTGGCATCGAGGAGCTGGCCGGCATCGTCCGGAGCGAGACCGGCAAGAGCCTCGCCGGGGCCCAGCTCGAGGTGATGCTCGCCGTCGAGCACCTGGACTGGGCGGCCCGGCACGCCGGGCGGGTGCTCAGGCGACGGTCGGTCTCCTCCGGCCTGCTCGCGTTCAACCAGGCCGCCTCGGTCGAGTACGTGCCGTACGGCGTGGTCGGCGTGATCGGGCCGTGGAACTACCCCGTCTACACGCCGATGGGTGCGGTGTCGCACGCGCTCGCCGCCGGCAACGCGGTGGTGTTCAAGCCCAGCGAGTTCACCCCGGGCGTCGGGGTGTGGCTGGCCGAGCGCTGGCACGAGCTGCTTCCCGACCACCCGGTCCTCCAGGTGGTCACCGGCGACGGCACGACCGGCGCCGCGCTGTGCCGCGCCTCGGTCGACAAGATCGCGTTCACCGGGTCGGCAGCGACCGGGCGCGCCGTCATGGCCGCCTGCGCCGAGAGCCTGACACCGGTGGTGATCGAGGGCGGCGGCAAGGACGCGCTGATCGTCACCGCCGACGCCGACCTCGACGCGGCAGCGCACGCGGCGGTCTTCGGCGGCCTGGGCAACGCCGGGCAGACGTGTGCCGGCGTCGAGCGCGTCTACGTCGAACGGTCCGTCTACGAGCCGTTCCTGGCCACGCTCACCGAGCTGGCGCGGCAGGTCCGGCCGGGTGCCGAGCCGGACGCGCCGTACGGGCCGATGACCACGCCCACGCAGCCCGAGGTCGTGCGGCGCCACGTCACCGACGCGCTCGACCGGGGTGGCCGGGCGGTGGTCGGTGACGCGGCTTCGGTGCGGCCCCCGTTCGTGGAGCCGGTCGTGCTGACCGACGTGCCCGAGGACAGCACCGCCGTCACCGAGGAGACGTTCGGCCCGGTGCTCGTGGTCAACCCGGTGGCCGACGCGGACGAGGCGGTACGCCGCACGAACGCGACCAGCTACGGGCTCTCCGGCTCGATCTTCACCCGCGACCGCCGTCGTGGCCTCGCGCTCGCCGGGCGGCTGCGGGCCGGCGCGGTGTCGGTCAACTCGGTGCTGGGGTACGCGGGCGTGCCGTCACTGCCCTTCGGGGGCGTGGGCGACTCGGGGTTCGGGCGGGTCCACGGCGCGGACGGCCTGCGCGAGTTCGCCCGGGCGCGATCGGTGACGTGGCAGCGGTTCCGGCCGCTGATCGAGGTGATGACGCTTCAGCCGTCCGCCGCCGCGATGAAGCGCTCGCTGGCGATGTTCGCGTGGCGTCATGGCCGCCGGTGA
- a CDS encoding GMC family oxidoreductase N-terminal domain-containing protein: MHLSDRQRAALASICDTFAPGDGAGIPSASRLGATEVMAALVLHNPRAAEVRQFLRLLDRWDSPATQFVLGGSARPFSRQSQERREKTLLALAHSRITAKRALFQALKGAATLSYYLTPGPAGHSPVWDAIGYPGPLGVRPDAPAPPLTPVHPSAPTTLDCDVVVVGSGAGGGTAAAVLAGHGLDVVVVEKGGYYDDRDFDGGELSGLSRLYAPGPAATAEGQLSLLQGQCLGGGTVVNYTTSFPTPVRVREEWAALGVPQFATDEYDSCLDAVWSRLGVNREHGRISSRDALMERGLNRLGWHVDEMPRNVDGCDTGVECGRCGLGCRIGAKRSATKTWLADAERAGTRLVVGVDVRTVTVEAGRATGVTGRTADGHPVAVRARAVVVAAGSVQTPALLRRSGLTNPNIGRHLHLHPATGVWGVFAEEVRPWEGGMQTRYSTEHADLDGRGYGVIYETAATNPATAVSFMSWTGGRAHLDRMRALPHLAGVGVITRDRDSGEVRVGRDGEPVVHYRLSPYDAAHLRAGIAGAARIVEAAGALRLWSGHQRGPVWERGTGSIDEFVRHVETLGTAPGQVAMAALHIMGAARMGGSAATSVARPDGATWEVPNLVLADASTFPGSLGVNPMISVEAIAYMNAQRLAAAL; encoded by the coding sequence GTGCACCTGTCCGACCGCCAGCGCGCCGCCCTGGCGAGCATCTGCGACACGTTCGCGCCGGGTGACGGCGCCGGGATCCCGTCGGCCAGCCGGCTCGGCGCGACCGAGGTGATGGCCGCACTCGTCCTGCACAATCCGCGCGCCGCCGAGGTCCGGCAGTTCCTGCGGCTGCTGGACCGGTGGGACTCCCCCGCCACCCAGTTCGTCCTCGGCGGTTCCGCGCGGCCGTTCTCCCGGCAGTCGCAGGAGCGCCGGGAGAAGACGCTGCTCGCGCTGGCCCACTCGCGGATCACCGCCAAACGGGCGCTGTTCCAGGCGCTCAAGGGCGCCGCCACCCTCTCCTACTACCTGACGCCGGGGCCGGCCGGGCACTCGCCCGTGTGGGACGCCATCGGCTACCCCGGACCGCTCGGGGTCCGGCCCGACGCGCCCGCGCCGCCGCTGACCCCGGTCCACCCGTCCGCGCCGACCACGCTGGACTGCGACGTCGTCGTCGTCGGATCCGGCGCCGGCGGCGGCACTGCCGCCGCGGTCCTCGCCGGGCACGGCCTGGACGTGGTCGTCGTCGAGAAGGGCGGCTACTACGACGACCGGGACTTCGACGGCGGGGAGCTGTCCGGACTGTCCCGGCTCTACGCCCCGGGCCCCGCCGCCACCGCCGAGGGCCAGCTCAGCCTCCTCCAGGGGCAGTGCCTCGGCGGGGGCACAGTGGTGAACTACACCACGTCGTTCCCCACCCCGGTCCGGGTACGCGAGGAGTGGGCCGCGCTCGGCGTGCCGCAGTTCGCCACCGACGAGTACGACAGCTGCCTCGACGCGGTGTGGTCGAGGCTCGGCGTCAACCGCGAGCACGGCCGGATCTCCTCCCGGGACGCGCTGATGGAGCGCGGACTGAACCGCCTGGGCTGGCACGTCGACGAGATGCCCCGCAACGTCGACGGCTGCGACACCGGTGTCGAGTGCGGGCGCTGCGGCCTGGGCTGCCGGATCGGCGCCAAACGGTCCGCGACGAAGACCTGGCTGGCCGACGCGGAGCGCGCCGGTACGCGGCTCGTCGTCGGCGTCGACGTGCGGACCGTCACCGTCGAAGCGGGCCGGGCGACGGGCGTGACCGGCCGCACCGCGGACGGCCACCCGGTCGCCGTACGCGCCCGCGCCGTGGTGGTCGCGGCCGGCAGCGTGCAGACACCCGCCCTGCTCCGCCGCTCCGGGCTCACCAACCCGAACATCGGCCGGCACCTGCACCTGCACCCGGCGACCGGCGTGTGGGGCGTGTTCGCCGAGGAGGTCCGGCCGTGGGAGGGCGGGATGCAGACCCGGTACTCCACCGAACACGCCGACCTCGACGGCCGCGGCTACGGCGTCATCTACGAGACCGCCGCCACCAACCCGGCCACCGCTGTGTCGTTCATGAGCTGGACGGGCGGACGGGCACATCTGGACCGGATGCGCGCGCTGCCGCACCTCGCCGGGGTCGGCGTGATCACCCGCGACCGCGACAGCGGTGAGGTCCGGGTCGGCCGCGACGGCGAGCCGGTGGTTCACTACCGCCTTTCCCCGTACGACGCGGCCCATCTGCGAGCAGGGATCGCCGGCGCGGCCCGGATCGTCGAGGCGGCCGGAGCGCTGCGGCTCTGGTCCGGACACCAGCGCGGCCCGGTCTGGGAACGCGGCACGGGTTCCATCGACGAGTTCGTCCGGCACGTCGAGACGCTGGGGACCGCGCCCGGGCAGGTCGCCATGGCCGCCCTGCACATCATGGGCGCGGCCCGGATGGGCGGCAGCGCGGCGACGTCGGTGGCCCGGCCGGACGGCGCGACGTGGGAGGTCCCCAACCTGGTCCTCGCCGACGCGTCGACCTTCCCGGGGTCGCTGGGCGTCAACCCGATGATCTCCGTGGAGGCCATCGCGTACATGAACGCCCAGCGACTCGCCGCCGCGCTCTGA
- a CDS encoding acetyl-CoA C-acetyltransferase, whose protein sequence is MTTDAFIYDALRTPRGRGKPTGSLYGVKPVSLITGLIEETLRRMPGLDPALIDDIVLGVVSPLGDQGADIARTAAVAAGLPDTVAGVQLNRFCASGLEAVNIAAQKVRSGWEDLVLAGGVESMSRVPMGSDGGAWALDPEVNFTTGFVPQGISADLIATIAGFDRETVDAYALQSQARAAKAWANGYFARSVVPVRDRNGLTVLDRDEHIRADSTAESLGALRPSFAEIGEKAGFDAVALQKYHWVERIEHVHTAGNSSGIVDGAALVAIGSEAAGAAAGLTPRARVVATALSGADPTIMLTGPAPAARKALAKAGLGVDDLDLVEINEAFAAVVLRFVADLGLNPDIVNANGGAIAMGHPLGATGAMILGTLVDELERRGGRYGLATLCAGGGMGIATVIERI, encoded by the coding sequence ATGACGACCGATGCGTTCATCTACGACGCGTTGCGCACGCCGCGCGGGCGGGGCAAGCCGACCGGATCGCTGTACGGGGTGAAGCCGGTTTCGCTGATCACCGGCCTGATCGAGGAGACCCTGCGGCGGATGCCCGGCCTCGATCCGGCGCTGATCGACGACATCGTGCTCGGGGTGGTGTCCCCGCTCGGCGACCAGGGCGCCGACATCGCCCGGACCGCCGCCGTCGCCGCCGGCCTGCCCGACACGGTGGCCGGGGTCCAGCTCAACCGCTTCTGCGCCTCCGGGCTGGAGGCGGTGAACATCGCCGCGCAGAAGGTGCGCTCCGGCTGGGAGGACCTCGTCCTCGCCGGTGGCGTCGAGTCGATGTCCCGGGTGCCGATGGGCTCCGACGGCGGGGCCTGGGCGCTCGACCCGGAGGTCAACTTCACCACCGGGTTCGTGCCGCAGGGCATCAGCGCCGACCTCATCGCCACCATCGCCGGCTTCGACCGGGAGACGGTCGACGCGTACGCGCTCCAGTCGCAGGCGCGGGCCGCGAAGGCGTGGGCCAACGGCTACTTCGCCCGGTCCGTGGTGCCGGTACGCGACCGCAACGGGCTGACCGTGCTGGACCGGGACGAGCACATCCGGGCCGACTCGACGGCGGAGAGCCTCGGCGCGCTGCGCCCCTCGTTCGCCGAGATCGGTGAGAAGGCGGGCTTCGACGCGGTCGCGTTGCAGAAGTACCACTGGGTCGAGCGCATCGAGCACGTCCACACGGCGGGCAACTCCTCCGGCATCGTCGACGGCGCCGCGCTCGTCGCGATCGGCAGCGAGGCGGCAGGCGCCGCCGCCGGTCTCACCCCGCGCGCCCGCGTCGTGGCCACAGCGCTCAGCGGCGCCGACCCCACCATCATGCTCACCGGCCCGGCCCCGGCCGCCCGCAAGGCGCTCGCGAAGGCCGGTCTCGGCGTCGACGACCTCGACCTGGTGGAGATCAACGAGGCGTTCGCCGCGGTGGTCCTGCGGTTCGTCGCCGACCTCGGCCTGAACCCGGACATCGTCAACGCCAACGGCGGGGCGATCGCGATGGGCCACCCGCTCGGCGCGACCGGCGCCATGATCCTCGGCACGCTCGTCGACGAACTGGAACGACGCGGCGGCCGCTACGGCCTGGCCACGCTCTGCGCGGGCGGCGGCATGGGCATCGCGACCGTGATCGAACGAATCTGA
- a CDS encoding acyl-CoA dehydrogenase family protein, with amino-acid sequence MEWSDEQLSLVEAVRDFCRREVGTREQRHRLTDGGREPHSPELYRKMAELGWLGLSLPEEFDGGGAGMTELCLFLEETSRAMAPIGGFTTSIIVAATYQRFGTPEQKKLILSGVARGVVEAVAMSEPEAGSDVANLSCRAERRGDGWVVNGQKTWCSNAHLAEHILLVARTSGRAGDHQGLTMFLVPAGAPGLTVSGIDTMGGREVNDLYFTDCLLPADAVVGRVDHGWRQLMAGLNMERLILASVVLGIARRAFDDVVAYVKDRRQFRRPIGSFQVIRHRLADLATEIECARLLVYDTAAKVDKAPDTVLPRESSMAKLKATETARRVALDAMQMMGGYGYTTEFDMERLVRSAIVSTVYGGASEIQREIIAKTYGLSEQMS; translated from the coding sequence GTGGAGTGGAGCGACGAGCAACTGTCACTTGTCGAGGCGGTGCGGGACTTCTGCCGCCGCGAGGTCGGCACCCGCGAGCAACGGCACCGTCTCACCGACGGCGGGCGGGAACCGCACAGCCCGGAGCTGTACCGGAAGATGGCCGAACTCGGCTGGCTCGGCCTGTCGCTGCCGGAGGAGTTCGACGGCGGCGGCGCCGGCATGACGGAGCTGTGCCTGTTCCTGGAGGAGACCAGCCGGGCGATGGCGCCCATCGGCGGGTTCACCACCTCGATCATCGTCGCCGCCACCTACCAGCGGTTCGGCACGCCGGAGCAGAAGAAGCTGATCCTCAGCGGCGTGGCCCGCGGCGTGGTCGAGGCGGTCGCGATGTCCGAGCCCGAGGCCGGCTCCGACGTGGCGAACCTGAGCTGCCGGGCCGAGCGGCGCGGCGACGGGTGGGTGGTCAACGGGCAGAAGACGTGGTGCTCGAACGCCCACCTGGCCGAGCACATCCTGCTCGTCGCGCGCACCTCGGGCCGGGCCGGCGACCACCAGGGCCTGACCATGTTCCTGGTCCCGGCCGGCGCGCCCGGCCTGACCGTGTCCGGCATCGACACCATGGGCGGCCGCGAGGTCAACGACCTCTACTTCACCGACTGCCTGCTCCCCGCCGACGCGGTGGTCGGCCGGGTCGACCACGGCTGGCGGCAGCTGATGGCCGGGCTCAACATGGAACGGCTGATCCTCGCCAGCGTGGTGCTCGGCATCGCCCGGCGCGCGTTCGACGACGTGGTGGCGTACGTGAAGGACCGCCGCCAGTTCCGCCGGCCGATCGGATCGTTCCAGGTGATCCGGCACCGCCTGGCCGACCTGGCCACCGAGATCGAGTGCGCCCGGCTGCTCGTCTACGACACCGCCGCGAAGGTCGACAAGGCACCGGACACGGTGCTGCCCCGGGAGAGCTCGATGGCGAAGCTCAAGGCCACCGAGACGGCCCGGCGCGTCGCGCTGGACGCGATGCAGATGATGGGCGGCTACGGCTACACCACCGAGTTCGACATGGAGCGCCTGGTCCGCTCGGCGATCGTGTCCACCGTGTACGGCGGCGCCAGCGAGATCCAGCGCGAGATCATCGCCAAGACGTACGGCCTGTCCGAGCAGATGTCCTGA
- a CDS encoding TetR/AcrR family transcriptional regulator gives MPVRVRPDDPVTTGPAAATRPRNRRQVIVESAGQVFSERGYHGASMEEIAAAVGISAPALYRHFPNKYALFAECANVMVDNLVGAIDEWPPDAALADVLLALTRVTVAHRASGGLYRWEARYLGRADRHLLRAKFGHVVGRVTEMVRREYPLPDERLRAVAALGVIGSVTMHHTSIAQRRIEDLVLRSAMRVVATDPATAAGTARLVELPAQPVPRTRRAEILAAAVPLFARDGFATVTNAQIAQAVGLAPSAIYRHYPGKVDILVAACLQAAELLAQAVDRSLQRAADPRQAVVALAAAYVAYCFEHNTLNSVAEAEVAGLPDDVRRPLILAQREHIAVWEQQLRAVRPDLDRRQARLLVHAGFGVAVEAGRALRWQDSPGHRDAVTALVTGALTL, from the coding sequence GTGCCCGTCCGCGTCCGCCCGGACGATCCGGTGACCACCGGGCCGGCCGCGGCCACCCGGCCCCGCAACCGCAGACAGGTCATCGTCGAGTCGGCCGGGCAGGTGTTCAGCGAGCGCGGCTACCACGGCGCGTCGATGGAGGAGATCGCCGCGGCGGTCGGGATCAGCGCGCCCGCGCTGTACCGCCACTTCCCGAACAAGTACGCGTTGTTCGCCGAGTGCGCCAACGTCATGGTGGACAACCTGGTCGGGGCCATCGACGAGTGGCCGCCGGACGCGGCGCTGGCCGACGTGCTGCTGGCCCTCACCCGGGTCACCGTCGCGCACCGCGCCTCCGGCGGCCTCTACCGGTGGGAGGCCCGCTACCTCGGCCGCGCGGACCGCCACCTGCTCCGCGCGAAGTTCGGCCACGTCGTGGGCCGGGTGACCGAGATGGTACGGCGGGAGTACCCGCTGCCCGACGAGCGCCTGCGGGCGGTGGCCGCGCTCGGTGTGATCGGTTCGGTCACCATGCACCACACCTCGATCGCCCAGCGCCGGATCGAGGATCTGGTGCTGCGGTCCGCGATGCGGGTGGTGGCCACCGATCCGGCCACCGCTGCCGGGACGGCGCGGCTGGTCGAGCTGCCCGCCCAGCCGGTGCCCCGGACGCGGCGTGCGGAGATCCTGGCCGCGGCCGTACCGCTGTTCGCCCGGGACGGGTTCGCCACAGTCACCAACGCGCAGATCGCCCAGGCGGTGGGGCTCGCACCGTCCGCGATCTACCGCCACTATCCCGGCAAGGTGGACATCCTCGTGGCCGCCTGCCTCCAGGCGGCGGAACTGCTCGCCCAGGCGGTGGACCGCAGCCTCCAGCGGGCGGCCGACCCACGGCAGGCGGTGGTCGCGCTGGCGGCGGCGTACGTGGCCTACTGCTTCGAGCACAACACCCTCAACAGCGTCGCCGAGGCGGAGGTGGCCGGCCTGCCGGACGACGTACGGCGTCCCCTCATCCTCGCCCAGCGGGAGCACATCGCGGTCTGGGAGCAGCAGTTGCGCGCGGTCCGGCCGGACCTGGACCGGCGGCAGGCCCGGCTGCTCGTGCACGCCGGGTTCGGCGTGGCGGTGGAGGCCGGGCGCGCCCTGCGCTGGCAGGACTCGCCCGGCCACCGGGACGCGGTCACCGCGCTGGTCACCGGCGCCCTGACGCTCTGA
- a CDS encoding 3-hydroxyacyl-CoA dehydrogenase NAD-binding domain-containing protein: MANTIRWEHGDDGIVLLTLDHPGRSANVMNAEFGASLAATVDRLEAERDRITGVIVTSAKKTFFAGGDLETLVRLTPADAEASAADAAALKQTVRRLETLGRPVVAAVNGSALGGGLELALGCHHRVVLDDPAIEIGFPEVTLGLLPGCGGVVRTVRLLGVTAALTDWLLRGQRRRPQDALAHGLVDELAADRDALMAAAREWIAAHPDATQPYDRKGYRMPGGTPSSPGLAVQLPAMPALLRKQLKGAPYPAPRNILAAAVEGAQVDLDTAFVIEGRYFTELATGQVAKNMIKALFFDLQTARSRTAGGDHEPVRSVAVVGAGMMGAAIAYVCARAGMRVVLKDVTAEGAARGKAYSAGLLDKAVARGRSTPEKRDEILGRIHATGDLADLAGVDLAIEAVFEDPALKHKVYAEIEQVAPDALIASNTSTLPITLLAEGVSRPEEFVGLHFFSPVDKMPLVEVIRGERTDEATLGRALGVVRQLRKTPIVVNDSRGFFTSRVIGTFTNEGVAMLAEGIPAATIEQASSQAGYPAPVLALMDELTLTLPRKIRQETAAATVAAGGTWQPHAADAVIDRMIDECGRTGRSGGAGFYDYRDGKRAGLWPGLREQFGGTNLDTPFEDLKERMLFIEAIESVRCLDEGVLTSVADANVGSILGIGYPSWTGGVLQYVNQYDGGLPGFVARARVLAERYGERFDPPPLLTAMAERGERFE, from the coding sequence ATGGCAAACACCATCCGGTGGGAGCACGGCGACGACGGCATCGTGCTGCTCACCCTCGACCACCCCGGCCGCTCGGCGAACGTGATGAACGCGGAGTTCGGCGCGAGCCTGGCGGCCACCGTGGACCGGCTCGAAGCCGAGCGTGACCGGATCACCGGCGTGATCGTCACCTCGGCCAAGAAGACGTTCTTCGCCGGCGGCGACCTGGAGACCCTGGTGCGGCTCACGCCCGCCGACGCCGAGGCGTCGGCGGCCGACGCGGCCGCGCTCAAGCAGACCGTACGCCGGCTGGAGACGCTCGGCCGCCCGGTCGTCGCCGCCGTCAACGGATCGGCCCTCGGCGGCGGACTGGAACTGGCCCTGGGCTGCCACCACCGCGTCGTGCTCGACGACCCGGCCATCGAGATCGGCTTTCCCGAGGTCACGCTCGGCCTGCTGCCCGGCTGCGGCGGCGTGGTGCGTACCGTCCGGCTGCTCGGCGTCACCGCCGCGCTGACCGACTGGCTGCTGCGCGGCCAGCGCCGCCGGCCGCAGGACGCGCTCGCGCACGGGCTGGTCGACGAGTTGGCCGCCGACCGGGACGCCCTGATGGCCGCCGCCCGTGAGTGGATCGCCGCCCACCCGGACGCGACCCAGCCGTACGACCGCAAGGGCTACCGGATGCCCGGCGGCACCCCGTCCAGCCCTGGCCTCGCGGTGCAGTTGCCGGCCATGCCCGCGCTGCTGCGCAAGCAGCTCAAGGGCGCGCCCTACCCGGCGCCCCGCAACATCCTCGCCGCCGCCGTCGAGGGCGCCCAGGTGGACCTGGACACCGCGTTCGTCATCGAGGGGCGGTACTTCACCGAGCTGGCCACCGGCCAGGTCGCCAAGAACATGATCAAGGCGCTCTTCTTCGACCTCCAGACCGCCCGGTCCCGCACCGCCGGTGGCGACCACGAGCCGGTACGCAGCGTCGCCGTCGTCGGCGCGGGCATGATGGGCGCCGCCATCGCGTACGTCTGCGCCCGCGCCGGGATGCGGGTGGTGCTCAAGGACGTCACCGCCGAGGGTGCGGCGCGAGGCAAGGCGTACTCGGCGGGCCTGCTCGACAAGGCGGTCGCGCGGGGCCGGTCCACGCCGGAGAAGCGCGACGAGATCCTGGGCCGCATCCACGCCACCGGCGACCTCGCCGACCTGGCCGGCGTCGACCTCGCCATCGAGGCGGTCTTCGAGGACCCGGCGCTCAAGCACAAGGTGTACGCCGAGATCGAGCAGGTCGCGCCGGACGCGCTCATCGCCTCCAACACCTCCACGCTGCCCATCACGCTGCTGGCCGAGGGCGTCAGCCGGCCGGAGGAGTTCGTCGGGCTGCACTTCTTCTCCCCGGTGGACAAGATGCCGCTGGTCGAGGTGATCCGCGGGGAGCGGACCGACGAGGCCACGCTGGGCCGCGCGCTGGGCGTCGTCCGCCAGTTGCGCAAGACGCCGATCGTGGTCAACGACAGCCGGGGCTTCTTCACCAGCCGGGTCATCGGCACGTTCACCAACGAGGGCGTGGCGATGCTGGCCGAGGGCATCCCGGCGGCGACCATCGAGCAGGCCAGCAGCCAGGCCGGCTATCCCGCGCCGGTCCTCGCGCTGATGGACGAGCTGACCCTCACCCTGCCCCGGAAGATCCGCCAGGAGACGGCCGCCGCGACAGTGGCCGCCGGGGGCACCTGGCAGCCGCACGCCGCCGACGCGGTGATCGACCGGATGATCGACGAGTGCGGCCGGACCGGACGCTCCGGCGGTGCCGGCTTCTACGACTACCGCGACGGGAAGCGGGCCGGGCTCTGGCCGGGGCTGCGGGAGCAGTTCGGCGGCACGAACCTGGACACGCCCTTCGAGGACCTCAAGGAGCGGATGCTCTTCATCGAGGCGATCGAGTCGGTGCGGTGCCTGGACGAGGGCGTGCTGACCTCGGTGGCCGACGCCAACGTCGGCTCGATCCTGGGCATCGGCTACCCGAGCTGGACCGGTGGCGTCCTGCAGTACGTCAACCAGTACGACGGCGGGCTGCCGGGCTTCGTGGCCCGTGCCCGGGTGCTCGCAGAGCGCTACGGCGAGCGGTTCGACCCGCCGCCGCTGCTGACGGCCATGGCCGAGCGGGGCGAACGGTTCGAGTAG
- a CDS encoding TetR/AcrR family transcriptional regulator, whose amino-acid sequence MRQAASDTAPAPVRRPKDRKARIALAGAELFCERGYHGVSVDEIAAAVGISGPAVYRHFPNKYAILVHATREVVGALLAATGQPAASNADGLLDELLRALAEVAVSRRRVAGLYQWEGRYLTPEHRQEFAASMATLVGRVAAPLRELRPELTTAQADLLVNAALSAFGSVTTYRAAATGTDTEHLLTRVAWTLLRTDAPTVPLRRRTAPEDMPATGPVRPASRRELLLIEAMRLFHRHGYHAVAVEDIGRAAGMQASSVYRYFPGKADLLAAAYYRATDRLTGATTAAIAEASDPADALHRVVRAYVDFAFGQSDLVAVYLAENNNLPDRDRHQLRGAQRLHVEEWVGLVRAVRPDLPAADARVLVHAALNVVTDVGRLGRFDRTAGYDDQTARLALAVLHA is encoded by the coding sequence GTGCGACAAGCAGCCAGCGACACCGCCCCGGCACCGGTCAGACGGCCCAAGGACCGCAAGGCCCGGATCGCGCTCGCCGGGGCCGAGTTGTTCTGCGAGCGGGGCTACCACGGCGTCTCGGTGGACGAGATCGCCGCCGCCGTCGGCATCAGCGGGCCGGCCGTCTACCGGCACTTCCCGAACAAGTACGCGATCCTGGTGCACGCCACCCGGGAGGTCGTCGGTGCCCTGCTCGCCGCGACCGGACAGCCGGCGGCGAGTAACGCCGACGGGCTGCTCGACGAGCTGCTGCGCGCGCTCGCCGAGGTCGCGGTGAGCAGGCGGCGGGTGGCCGGGCTGTACCAGTGGGAGGGCCGCTACCTGACGCCCGAGCACCGGCAGGAGTTCGCCGCCTCGATGGCCACGCTCGTCGGCCGCGTCGCCGCGCCGCTGCGCGAGTTGCGTCCCGAGCTGACCACCGCGCAGGCCGACCTGCTGGTGAACGCGGCGCTGAGCGCGTTCGGCAGCGTGACCACGTACCGGGCCGCGGCCACCGGCACCGACACCGAGCACCTGCTCACCCGGGTCGCCTGGACGCTGCTGCGGACCGACGCGCCGACGGTGCCGCTCCGGCGGCGTACCGCGCCGGAGGACATGCCCGCCACCGGGCCGGTGCGTCCGGCGTCGCGGCGCGAACTGCTGCTCATCGAGGCGATGCGCCTGTTCCACAGGCACGGCTACCACGCAGTCGCGGTCGAGGACATCGGCCGCGCCGCGGGCATGCAGGCGTCCAGCGTGTACCGCTACTTCCCCGGCAAGGCCGACCTGCTCGCGGCCGCCTACTACCGGGCCACCGACCGGCTCACCGGGGCCACCACCGCGGCGATCGCCGAGGCGAGCGACCCGGCCGACGCGCTGCACCGGGTGGTACGCGCCTACGTCGACTTCGCGTTCGGCCAGAGCGACCTGGTCGCGGTGTACCTGGCGGAGAACAACAACCTGCCGGACCGGGACCGCCACCAGTTGCGCGGCGCGCAGCGGCTGCACGTCGAGGAGTGGGTGGGCCTGGTCCGGGCGGTACGACCGGACCTGCCGGCCGCCGACGCCCGTGTGCTCGTCCACGCCGCGCTGAACGTCGTCACCGACGTCGGGCGGCTCGGCCGCTTCGACCGCACCGCCGGCTACGACGACCAGACCGCCCGGCTCGCGCTCGCCGTCCTGCACGCCTGA